The window GGATTTTTTATGAATCCATATTTGGGAATAATTCGAGATTATCTATTTAAGTAACTGAAACAATTGTCTAAGATAGGGAACccgatttttaaaaagaaaaaaataattgttcgAATGATCGTCATGCAAATGCAATGCTGTTATTAATCTTAAgtgccattatttttttttagggtataaGACGAGGTCGAAgcttgataaatgaaaatattgagaaGCAAACTGTTGAGGATGAACAGCTCTCACTTGATCATCTGTTAACGAGGGAACTTCAAGTGGTTTTGCGAAAATGTTTTTAACAGTGAAAAGTATTTTCCAACCATAATTTCTTTGATGCTACATCACACATGAGACTTCAGCAATGGTTTTGCATAAATACCATGTTTTCATGAGCTTACTGTGTGTTCCTCGTTAGGCACATCTATGTTTAGCCAAGAACCTTGTAACCACTCTGTGATTtctcagttttcttttcttgtaaaaGCAATGCAAGTTTCTGTTGCAACCTAATTATAGAAGCCAAGAACATCATGCGAACGTATCCACAGAGTTACTTTCAAGCCTCATAAATAAAAGGACCGAGAAGCGCGATTCAGACGTCAATCCTTTTGATGATGCTCATGATGATCTTCGATTGACAGGAAGCATCAGAGTTCTGTTTTGAGGCAACCTTTGTTGACGGAGAAGATATAACAGGGGAGTGCGGGCAGATTGGTCCTTGATCATGACCACATTGCAGAGATCAGCCGTCTCTTTCCGGAGGCAGGGCTCTTCAGGCCGCATATGGAACGATCTCGAGATCCCAGAGCGGAAATCTGGCATGCTGAACGCTGCCAAGAACACTGGGCTAGACCAAGAGGTGGTTGCGAATGATAGAAGAAAGGATCCAAAGGATGATGATCTACGACTTGCTCATTCGCTGTCGCCTGAGCCTGGAGACAGAGTGCACAAATGCAGTCTCTCCACCATATTCGGAAGATGTGGAGGGTCACCGAGATCCAGGACATAATTCAAATGGCTTTGGCtttgctctttcttcttctaggttctttttcttttcaccccCTTGGTTCAGGGCTCTGAATTTCTCAACTGTGATGGCGATTTGTATAGTTCATATTCCTTGGTCCAGAAAGATGGCAATTTGTATAGAACTTAGAGATGCGGGTTCTGCATTTTACTTCCTCACCAAATTCGCGTTTTCCTCCCAATTCGAACTGTTCATGAAATTTGTCGATCAAATCCCCCTGGAGAGCATAATTATTCCATCATCTGGTCAGATGCGATATGCATTACCGTGTTGGCATGATTTTGGCCTTCATGACTTTCGAGCCTATGGATGCAAATACATTCCTTGAGATAAACTGCCATAGGAAGCGAAGCTGATGGATCTTCAACTTGATAACAGGAACAGATGAATGGAATAAAGCACAATCCATTGGTTCACCGTGAAACTGTTGCATGTTGAGGAAGGCTTGTGGCATCGAATTCTAAAATTGTATCATTCCGTTTCTGATTAAACATCTCTTCAAAAGACATTCGAGGAAAATCATTGGCTTTTCCAACTCTTGATCCTCGGCGGCGCTTTATAGGACTGGGGAATTCAGGTTTCATATCAGTGGCATCAGTCTGCAACGTTTGTCCTCAATTCTATTTGATGGGGATGGGATATACCTGTGTGAAAGGTTCATCTGTGCTTTTGGCGGTTCCCTGAAACTTCTCTAGCACTGTTTTGATTTCGCTCCTCTTTTGATCAAATTTAAGTAACCCATGCGGGAAATCTCCTAGTCTTATCAGATTATTTGAGTATGAATTTTCTTTCATGGCAAAATGCTGCTCAAATGAGACGAGGAAATcggctcttctttttttggccccGTCTGTTGATATCTTAGAGTAGCTCGAACCAGATTCTAGTGCTTCCAAATTACCATCATGCAGGATTTTGTACTCCATGGGATCGAAAGATGGAGATCTCTCGGGAAGAACTGTGACCCAAACTGCCCTATCCAATGTTTCTTGCACACGTCCCCATGCTTCCATTGCAAAATTTAGGATAGGAAAGAGATTAGAAATGTGAGCCAGCAAGGTCCCTAACTTGTTTGGCTTTATTCAGATGACCTCTTCCCAATTTCATTGCCTtaaatcttcaaatttcttctcttatttcgagaaaaaaaaaaaaacaatgcagTAACCAAAGCATAATGAGCAAGCTCCAATTGGCCCCACCAGGATATATAAAAGCAACAAAGGGTCAACTAATTTTCCCTTTCCTCCGTATataaaagaacaagaagcaaaGAGAATGTTTCACATCTGTTCCCACTTTAAATAGAGTCCAACTGGTACTTGCTGCCAAGCAAGTCACTACATGACACTTACATTCTTCTCTTCTGTTTATCCACCTTCCTTCCTTCCTGTCTGAGATCACCCCCTTCTTGATATAGTAACATGCTAGTCCCCATCTCTCTGGCGATGCATGTTTTCATCAATTTGTCATCAGCAGTCGCACTCCATCAGTGAAAAAAGGTAGTGAAATCATGAGGAAAATGATGAGGAATAACAATATCAGGGCCTCAAGGGCTCTGTACACAGCCCTTGCATTTCTGGGTCTGATTTGGTTCTTGTCTTCTGGGATCCACATGAGCCGAACGGCCAAGAGCGCGACAGTGCCACTTCCAGTTCCACCCTCGGTCCAAGTTTCTGGGCGGACAAAGCCGCTCACGAGGGATGGAGACCCAGCTTACTGGGACTTAAATCTCAATTTTGTAATCAGGAGAAGAGTGCCGAGCGGACCTGACCCCATCCACAACCGGTACGTATAATTATGATATCACTTATTAAGTGCACTTGTGATGAAGGCGAAGTAGCGAGTAACATATAATAAAGTCAGGTTGTTGATGATATATCACTTGTGGTGTGGCAGCAAAAACTGTTGCCTCAACCTTCTTTCACAACTGCAAGTAGGTTCTCTGTCAGTATGCCGATTTTATACCGAAATCTCCAGACACTAGGAATTACTACCTTAAAGAATAAACGTGGAAATTCTGcaattatttttcacatattttacCGCCACTTAAGAGGTAATAATTGAATTCAAGAATGCAGGTGCCTAGGAGCTGGTGACATTTTTCCCTTTATGAAAAGCGTCTTTAAATGTGAatctttctcttattttgatGAGGAACGAAAGAAACAAAGGCCATTGGGAACTGAAGGGGACCACTTGA of the Eucalyptus grandis isolate ANBG69807.140 chromosome 10, ASM1654582v1, whole genome shotgun sequence genome contains:
- the LOC104422570 gene encoding CLAVATA3/ESR (CLE)-related protein 25, with protein sequence MRKMMRNNNIRASRALYTALAFLGLIWFLSSGIHMSRTAKSATVPLPVPPSVQVSGRTKPLTRDGDPAYWDLNLNFVIRRRVPSGPDPIHNRAVINRQPPAA